The proteins below come from a single Malus sylvestris chromosome 3, drMalSylv7.2, whole genome shotgun sequence genomic window:
- the LOC126615341 gene encoding dehydrodolichyl diphosphate synthase 2-like, with the protein MLSLRFPVPIQNALTPSNPRFSRNQTPRRIRSHPRLSNSLSLHCATATDAVVHREESREQFNDRFAPGVHFPPDDEPLPAGLRRELMPRHVAVIMDGNVRWERRRGLPVGSGHEAGAQSLRGLVELCCKWGIRVLTVFAFSFDNWTRPKVEVEFLLDLFEKMISSEIDDFASEGIQISIIGDSSKLPDPLPKLISDAEERTKDNSRLQLIVAVSYSGKYDVVQACKSISQKVKDGVIEVDDINESLIEQELETNCTEFPYPDLLIRTSGELRVSNFLLWQLAYTELFFASALWPDFGKSEFVEALVSFQQRQRRYGGRDL; encoded by the exons ATGCTATCCCTCCGCTTCCCTGTTCCAATCCAGAACGCTCTCACTCCCTCCAATCCCAGATTCTCGCGCAATCAAACACCCAGAAGAATCCGATCACATCCGCGCCTatccaactctctctctcttcattgcGCAACGGCAACCGATGCGGTTGTTCACAGGGAAGAGAGCAGAGAGCAATTTAATGACCGATTTGCCCCTGGTGTACACTTCCCGCCGGATGACGAGCCGTTGCCGGCGGGCCTACGGAGAGAGTTGATGCCAAGACACGTGGCCGTGATCATGGACGGCAACGTGAGGTGGGAGAGGCGGAGGGGGCTGCCGGTCGGGTCGGGTCACGAGGCGGGTGCGCAGTCGCTGAGAGGGCTCGTTGAGCTGTGCTGTAAATGGGGGATTAGGGTTCTCACTGTTTTCGCGTTTTCTTTTGATAATTGGACTCGGCCAAAG GTGGAGGTTGAATTTCTGCTGGATTTGTTtgagaagatgattagctcTGAAATTGACGATTTTGCAAG CGAAGGTATTCAAATATCAATCATTGGGGATTCGTCAAAGCTCCCTGACCCTTTACCGAAACTGATAAGTGATGCGGAGGAGAGAACGAAGGACAACTCTAGACTCCAACTAATTGTGGCAGTGAGCTACAGCGGAAAATATGATGTTGTGCAAGCATGCAAAAGTATTTCTCAAAAGGTAAAAGATGGCGTTATTGAAGTGGACGATATCAATGAAAGCCTCATTGAACAAGAACTAGAAACTAACTGTACCGAGTTTCCCTACCCTGATCTGCTAATACGAACAAGTGGCGAACTCAGAGTCAGTAACTTCTTGTTGTGGCAGTTGGCCTACACGGAACTTTTCTTTGCATCGGCACTTTGGCCTGATTTTGGGAAGTCTGAGTTTGTGGAGGCCTTGGTTTCCTTTCAGCAGAGGCAGAGGCGTTATGGTGGAAGAGATCTATAA
- the LOC126615339 gene encoding cis-prenyltransferase 4, chloroplastic-like → MRKFPEKLQIVIILPLNWPLRTSVQVSSNAARLNVQTHGGDDDVTVRSIMFLSLSSPIPIENALIPFKPRSSCSQTPGIRSHPLPSNPLSLPRSAAAAAAFKEETRQFAPGGDFPPDEESLPAGLRRDLMPRHVAVIMDGNVRWEKRRGLPAGSGHQAGVRSVRELIELSSKWGIGVLTVFAFSYDNWNRSKMEVGFLMTLFKKMITAEIDNLARDGVRISIIGDSSKLPKSLQKVISDAEERTKDNSRLHLIVAVSYSGKYDVVQACKSICHKVKDGLVQVDDINESLVEQELETNCTEFPCPDLLIRTGGDIRVSNFLLWQLAYTELFFVSALWPDFGKAEFAEALTSFQRRQRRYGGR, encoded by the exons ATGAGAAAGTTTCCAGAAAAACTACAAATTGTAATAATTCTCCCGCTAAATTGGCCTCTGCGTACGAGTGTCCAAGTGTCTTCCAACGCTGCGAGGCTTAACGTTCAAACTCACGGAGGAGACGACGACGTAACAGTCCGCAGCATCATGTTCCTGTCCCTGAGCTCTCCTATCCCAATCGAGAACGCCCTCATTCCCTTCAAACCGAGGTCCTCCTGCTCGCAAACACCCGGAATCCGATCACATCCACTCCCCTCAAATCCACTCTCTCTTCCTCGCTCAGCAGCAGCTGCTGCGGCTTTCAAGGAAGAGACGAGACAGTTTGCCCCTGGCGGAGACTTCCCGCCGGATGAGGAGTCGCTGCCCGCGGGTCTCCGGCGAGATTTGATGCCGAGGCACGTGGCGGTGATCATGGACGGTAACGTGAGGTGGGAGAAGCGGAGGGGGTTGCCGGCTGGGTCCGGTCACCAGGCCGGTGTACGGTCGGTCAGAGAGCTCATTGAGCTGAGCTCCAAATGGGGAATTGGAGTTCTCACTGTTTTTGCCTTTTCGTATGATAATTGGAATCGGTCCAAG ATGGAGGTTGGATTTTTGATGACATTGTTCAAGAAGATGATTACCGCCGAAATCGACAATTTGGCAAG GGACGGTGTCCGAATATCGATCATCGGAGATTCATCAAAGCTCCCAAAGTCTTTACAAAAAGTGATAAGTGACGCGGAGGAGAGAACGAAAGACAACTCTAGGCTCCACCTTATTGTGGCAGTGAGCTACAGCGGAAAATACGACGTTGTGCAAGCATGCAAAAGTATTTGTCATAAGGTAAAAGATGGCCTTGTTCAGGTGGACGATATCAATGAAAGCCTCGTCGAGCAAGAACTCGAAACTAACTGTACCGAGTTTCCCTGCCCCGATCTTCTCATACGAACTGGTGGCGATATTCGAGTCAGCAACTTCTTGCTGTGGCAGTTGGCCTACACGGAACTTTTCTTTGTATCTGCTCTTTGGCCTGATTTCGGGAAAGCTGAGTTTGCGGAGGCTTTGACTTCGTTTCAGCGGAGGCAGAGGCGTTACGGTGGAAGATGA
- the LOC126615345 gene encoding probable disease resistance protein RF9, whose protein sequence is MAEAIVSMVLEGLKSLLVNEAKFLSGVGDQFEHAQNELYLMRGYLKDADAKQGDDELVRNWVGIIRDAAYDLEDVVESFVLKVAYGRKRSMVLVLKRSACILSEGINRHKIGSKIENIATELSKLKSSLEGYSIARQIGGSVSATSFERQQDYRLTYSHVVEHHFVGLKEEIDLLAENLVKKKYQVVSIWGMGGLGKTTLAKQLNNHKDVRPEFDCFAWVCVTQQFQKEDVWKKIFVQLTSDADKDKIEKIESDQIAGELCVLQRKKKCLVVLDDIWTRDAWKSLRAGFPMNEETGSRVLITTRNKEVVSEAHESVYLHPIRPLNDAESWELFKKIVTSGRDNTKSEVDRKKEELGKEMLKHCGGSPLAIVVLAGLLARKETVEDWKTVQKNVGAYIGRGTDLESRYKGENSEGTSRVLALSYESLPYHLKPCFLYLGHFPEDREIPVKRLIQLWIAEGFIYSASGELLEDVAYNCLNELVIRCMVQVGHHGSTNKIKSCRLHDLMRDLCLLKAKHENFFHISDSFAGATPVSPSGKVRRHVIYLDKIGDILNPPTDGQLRSLLYFTSDGLWFGKPIEQWFQNIKLLRVLSFKVFGREVELPSTIGNLVHLRFFSLEGCVVTRFPSSMSKLVCLQTLDLRCYELKEMKRSFRNLHNVIRHLGQLRHLYLPALGFGLRAAEKRVLPLATLGNLQTLVNASNCDCRLSDLAGLANLRKMSIVIEPPEDEMNIVDSETIQSNRLQWLSLESSTEVQVSVRILLSCRNIYKLKLEGPIAELPKDLLEYPNLTQIKLYGTSRMDEHIKILEQLPHLKFLWLWDVTLEIPILVFSKQGFPCLEFLSISMISQLKEWRVEEGAMNCLRRLQVTFCSELKEAPDGLRYIEKLEELAIIMPPEFCSALRKGGKDFDKIKHVASVNLVDMW, encoded by the exons ATGGCTGAGGCGATCGTTTCTATGGTGCTCGAAGGCTTGAAAAGCCTCCTTGTGAATGAAGCCAAGTTCTTGAGTGGAGTCGGCGATCAATTTGAGCATGCACAGAACGAGCTCTACTTGATGCGGGGCTACCTGAAAGATGCAGATGCAAAACAAGGAGACGATGAATTAGTACGTAATTGGGTTGGTATTATTAGAGATGCTGCTTATGATCTGGAGGATGTCGTTGAATCCTTTGTCTTGAAAGTGGCTTATGGGAGGAAAAGAAGTATGGTGCTTGTTCTGAAAAGGTCTGCTTGTATCTTGAGTGAAGGAATTAATCGTCACAAGATAGGGTCGAAGATTGAGAACATTGCGACCGAACTTTCTAAGCTGAAATCGAGCTTAGAAGGTTATAGCATAGCAAGGCAAATAGGCGGGAGTGTAAGTGCTACTTCTTTTGAGAGGCAACAAGATTATCGGTTAACTTATTCTCATGTTGTTGAACATCATTTTGTTGGGTTAAAGGAAGAGATTGACCTGTTGGCCGAaaatttggtgaaaaaaaaataccaagttGTTTCTATTTGGGGGATGGGCGGTTTGGGGAAGACCACCCTTGCAAAACAGCTTAATAATCATAAGGATGTTAGGCCCGAAtttgattgttttgcttgggTATGTGTAACTCAACAATTTCAAAAGGAAGATGTGTGGAAGAAAATTTTTGTTCAACTTACATCTGATGCCGACAAggacaaaattgaaaaaatagaaAGCGATCAAATTGCTGGGGAGCTTTGTGTACTGCAACGAAAGAAGAAATGTTTAGTGGTTCTTGATGACATATGGACTCGTGATGCATGGAAATCTTTAAGAGCTGGATTTCCAATGAATGAGGAAACAGGAAGTCGAGTACTCATCACCACTCGCAACAAAGAAGTTGTTTCGGAGGCGCATGAAAGTGTTTACTTGCACCCAATTCGGCCCCTGAATGATGCTGAAAGCTGGGAACTATTCAAGAAGATAGTAACGTCTGGAAGAGATAACACAA AGTCGGAAGTCGACAGAAAGAAGGAAGAACTAGGGAAGGAGATGCTTAAACATTGCGGGGGTTCACCATTGGCTATCGTCGTGCTTGCAGGACTTCTAGCTAGAAAAGAAACAGTTGAAGATTGGAAGACTGTGCAAAAGAATGTTGGCGCATACATAGGGAGAGGCACAGACCTTGAATCACGGTACAAAGGTGAAAATAGTGAAGGTACCTCACGTGTATTGGCATTGAGCTATGAGAGCTTACCATATCATTTAAAACCCTGCTTCCTATACTTGGGTCATTTTCCTGAGGATCGTGAGATACCAGTGAAAAGATTGATTCAATTGTGGATTGCAGAAGGTTTTATCTATTCAGCATCTGGAGAATTGTTGGAAGATGTGGCATACAATTGCTTAAATGAGTTGGTCATAAGATGTATGGTTCAAGTTGGACATCATGGTTCAACCAATAAGATTAAATCTTGTCGCCTCCATGATCTTATGCGAGATCTGTGCTTGTTAAAGGCGAAACATGAGAATTTTTTCCATATTTCAGATTCTTTTGCCGGGGCAACCCCGGTATCACCAAGTGGTAAAGTTCGAAGACATGTCATCTATTTAGACAAAATAGGTGATATATTAAATCCCCCGACAGATGGTCAACTTAGGTCTTTGTTATACTTTACGTCAGATGGGCTATGGTTTGGAAAACCAATTGAACAATGGTTCCAGAATATCAAATTGCTTAGAGTTTTGAGCTTCAAAGTGTTTGGAAGAGAAGTAGAGCTACCGAGCACAATTGGGAATCTAGTGCACTTGAGGTTTTTCAGTCTAGAGGGTTGTGTCGTAACACGATTTCCATCATCTATGTCTAAGTTGGTATGTTTGCAAACTCTAGATTTACGTTGCTACGAGCTTAAAGAGATGAAAAGGAGTTTCAGAAATCTGCACAATGTGATTCGACATTTGGGACAATTGAGACACTTATATTTACCAGCTCTAGGGTTCGGACTCAGAGCAGCAGAGAAGAGAGTCTTGCCATTGGCTACTCTTGGAAATTTGCAGACATTAGTCAATGCTTCGAACTGTGATTGTCGTTTGAGTGATCTTGCTGGATTAGCCAATCTTAGGAAAATGTCCATCGTTATAGAACCACCGGAAGATGAGATGAATATCGTTGATTCTGAAACCATACAATCCAACCGTCTTCAGTGGTTGTCTCTGGAATCTTCAACTGAGGTACAGGTTTCGGTAAGGATTCTACTAAGCTGTCGTAATATATACAAGCTGAAACTTGAAGGGCCAATTGCAGAGTTACCGAAAGACCTCCTGGAATATCCAAACCTGACCCAGATAAAGCTCTACGGAACTTCTCGCATGGACGAGCACATAAAAATACTAGAGCAGCTGCCGCATTTGAAATTTCTTTGGCTTTGGGACGTCACTTTGGAGATTCCAATACTTGTCTTCTCCAAACAAGGCTTTCCTTGTCTCGAATTCCTTTCCATTTCTATGATATCTCAACTAAAGGAGTGGAGGGTGGAGGAAGGAGCCATGAATTGCCTCCGCAGACTGCAAGTTACATTTTGCTCCGAGTTGAAGGAAGCTCCAGATGGGCTTCGATATATTGAAAAACTCGAGGAATTAGCCATCATAATGCCCCCTGAATTCTGTAGTGCACTTcggaaaggaggaaaggattTTGACAAGATCAAACATGTCGCTTCTGTTAACTTGGTAGATATGTGGTAG